The Amaranthus tricolor cultivar Red isolate AtriRed21 chromosome 6, ASM2621246v1, whole genome shotgun sequence genome has a segment encoding these proteins:
- the LOC130815150 gene encoding probable F-box protein At4g22030, producing the protein MVSLQASITNLSSNKATITNALTLPKYLKKPRITVPKQPLNNNTSKKLHQNEDHLNNLVYNLPLTTKTKPITSPKDQDLITAKIYAILEAISDRIEMHKNIGDQRDNWNSLLLNSVNMMTLTAATMAGFADVSGSHGVVLRVSSTLLFLAGTGIIMIMNKIQPSQLVEEQRNAVRLLKKLQTKIQNSVSIRKLTNKDVDNAVEEVIALDRAYPLPLLGSMLEKFPESLEPAKWWPSKKQSSESITSQGGGEENGWSQELEDDMREVVEVTKRKDIEDYIRLGNKALKLNKMLAVTGPVLTGIAAVGAAFVGHGGPWAGIVAAASGSMAAVVNTLEHGGQVGMVFEMYRNCAGSFKLLEESVEYNLGEEDYMMRKNGEVFELEMALKLGRNVSDLRDFADKSRTNGGNVEGFASKLF; encoded by the coding sequence ATGGTTTCTTTGCAAGCATCCATAACTAATTTATCATCAAACAAAGCTACCATTACAAATGCACTTACTCTTCCTAAATATCTCAAAAAACCCAGAATTACAGTCCCAAAACAACCATTGAATAATAATACTTCTaaaaaattacatcaaaatGAAGATCACCTTAATAACTTAGTTTATAATCTTCCATTGACGACAAAAACTAAACCGATCACCAGTCCAAAAGATCAAGATCTTATAACTGCAAAAATATATGCAATCTTAGAAGCCATAAGTGATAGAATAGAAATGCACAAAAATATCGGTGATCAACGGGATAATTGGAATTCTTTGTTATTGAATTCTGTTAACATGATGACTTTAACCGCCGCCACTATGGCTGGTTTCGCCGACGTTAGTGGGTCCCATGGGGTAGTGCTGAGGGTGTCTTCAACCTTACTGTTCCTTGCCGGAACAGGGATTATTATGATAATGAATAAGATACAACCTTCTCAGTTAGTTGAAGAACAAAGGAATGCTGTAAGACTGTTAAAGAAGCTTCaaactaaaattcaaaatagtgtTTCTATCCGGAAGTTGACAAATAAAGATGTGGATAATGCAGTGGAAGAAGTTATAGCATTGGATAGGGCATACCCTTTGCCTCTTTTGGGTTCCATGCTCGAGAAGTTTCCAGAAAGTTTGGAGCCCGCTAAGTGGTGGCCGTCTAAAAAACAATCAAGTGAATCAATAACTTCACAAGGTGGTGGTGAAGAAAATGGGTggagtcaagagctggaagatGATATGAGAGAAGTAGTGGAAGTGACAAAAAGGAAGGATATTGAAGATTATATTAGGCTTGGGAACAAAGCTTTGAAGCTTAATAAAATGTTGGCTGTTACGGGTCCTGTTTTGACTGGAATAGCAGCTGTTGGAGCTGCTTTTGTGGGCCATGGTGGGCCTTGGGCTGGGATTGTGGCGGCGGCTTCCGGGTCTATGGCTGCTGTGGTGAATACTTTAGAGCATGGTGGGCAAGTAGGAATGGTTTTTGAGATGTATAGGAATTGTGCTGGTTCTTTTAAGCTGTTAGAAGAAAGTGTAGAGTATAACTTAGGAGAGGAAGATTATATGATGAGGAAAAATGGGGAAGTTTTTGAGTTGGAGATGGCTTTAAAATTGGGAAGGAATGTGAGTGATCTTAGAGATTTTGCTGATAAATCAAGAACAAATGGAGGGAATGTTGAAGGATTTGCAAGCAAGCTTTTCTAG
- the LOC130815431 gene encoding probable F-box protein At4g22030 translates to MISLQTSFSTYFQPSPNKFRVIIGASKYLKTPRIIVPKFPNHIEKQLIELNKLSYNNLPLNHETLPTTKDIVTIKLYAILEAVSDRIEMHQNIGEQRDNWNSLLLNSVNMITLTAATMAGLADVSGSHAVELKVSSTLLFLAGTGIITIMNKIQPSQLAEEQRTAVRLFKKLRTKIQTALAIRKPLQKDIDDAMEKVLALDRAYPLPLLGAMIEKFPEGLEPAKWWPSHLTSEECKGGLMGSGKNGWSKELQDDIREIVRVIKSKDVEDYVRLGNMALKLNKMLGVTGPILTGIAAVGAAFVGHGGPWAGIVAAAAGSMAVVVNTIEHGGQIGMVFEMYRNCAGFFRMLEENAERTLEEEELEKRENGEVFEMKMGLNLGRSLIELRELADKSRRNGGSVDEFASKLY, encoded by the coding sequence ATGATTTCTTTACAAACATCATTTTCTACATATTTTCAACCTTCTCCGAACAAATTTCGGGTCATTATTGGTGCTTCGAAATACCTCAAAACCCCTAGAATTATAGTCCCGAAATTCCCAAACCATATTGAAAAACAACTTATTGAGTTAAATAAGCTTAGTTATAATAATCTCCCATTAAATCACGAAACATTACCAACTACTAAAGATATTGTAACTATAAAACTATATGCAATCCTAGAAGCTGTAAGTGATAGAATAGAAATGCACCAAAATATCGGTGAACAACGAGATAATTGGAATTCTTTGTTGTTGAACTCGGTTAACATGATCACTCTAACCGCAGCCACCATGGCTGGTTTAGCTGATGTTAGTGGATCCCACGCGGTAGAACTGAAGGTGTCCTCAACCTTACTGTTTCTTGCGGGAACAGGGATTATTACGATAATGAATAAGATTCAACCTTCTCAGCTCGCGGAAGAGCAGAGGACCGCAGTCAGACTGTTCAAGAAGCTTCGAACTAAGATTCAAACAGCTCTCGCTATTAGAAAACCGTTACAGAAAGACATAGATGATGCAATGGAAAAAGTTTTAGCATTGGATAGAGCGTATCCATTGCCTCTTTTAGGTGCCATGATCGAGAAGTTTCCAGAAGGTTTAGAGCCTGCGAAATGGTGGCCGTCACATTTAACAAGTGAGGAATGTAAGGGAGGTTTGATGGGTAGTGGGAAAAATGGGTGGAGTAAAGAGTTGCAAGATGATATTAGGGAGATTGTAAGGGTAATAAAGAGTAAAGATGTTGAAGATTATGTTAGATTAGGGAACATGGCATTGAAGCTTAACAAAATGTTGGGTGTTACAGGGCCTATTCTGACAGGAATAGCAGCTGTTGGGGCTGCTTTTGTGGGCCATGGTGGGCCATGGGCTGGGATTGTGGCGGCCGCGGCTGGGTCCATGGCTGTTGTGGTGAATACTATAGAGCATGGTGGGCAAATAGGAATGGTGTTTGAGATGTATAGGAATTGTGCTGGGTTTTTTAGGATGTTAGAAGAGAATGCTGAGCGTACCTTAGAAGAGGAAGAAttagagaagagagaaaatggTGAGGTATTTGAGATGAAAATGGGTTTGAATTTGGGAAGAAGTTTGATTGAACTTAGGGAATTGGCTGATAAATCAAGGAGAAATGGAGGGTCTGTTGATGAGTTTGCAAGCAAGCTGTATTAA